The Saccopteryx leptura isolate mSacLep1 chromosome 5, mSacLep1_pri_phased_curated, whole genome shotgun sequence nucleotide sequence gtacagccttgccaattCAAttactcgtacaccacgctcatgtttttctattatttcttgctttacttctatcgacatcattctcttcttcttctcaccactgtcctttacactcactttctttggccccatgatagcacacaaaaaaaagttagtaaaaaatgcaaaaatgaagcaagaacaagtacagtgcacgagattcgacttgattctgtgggtaacatgtgagaaagaatgagatgctggtgttgtgctgacgatactggacccgtgcaccaacacgccaactagcagcagcttcccaaatcacaacttgtatctcggaatttcgcttgtatctcaaacaaaaatatggaccgagttgcagctcgtatctttaaaaaaaaaaaaaaaaaaaaaaatcgtacgTTGGTCTATTGGTATCTTAAGTTACCACTGTATTAGGCTTCTTGTTTAGGGCTACACATAAGCGATGGGATCTCAAGCCACTACCCGTCTATtgcttcacctgtaaaatgagaaacTAGCATCAACTTCATGGACCtgtgaggattaaaggaaaaGGTGAAAATGAAGCACCCACACCACTGCTCTCACCAGCATTGTGCTGCTGCTCTAACTCCTATGCCTGCCGGCGCACGGACATATGGTTGCCACAAGCCATATAAAAATGTCTGACCTAATCAGACAGAAGTACTGCATATTGTAAACTGCAGCATGAAAGTTGGTTaagtcaattaaaataccagCATCATTGCTTTCCAGCGTCAATGGCTTGTAGtggtagttttctttatatatatatatagaatgacCATTTAAACATAAAGAAGCCTGAGGTATATTCTTCTTAATTTATCTTTGAAAAAAGCCTTTGTGTACACATTTAAAAGGTATGCCGGAAGGTATCATCTAAGATAAGGTTAATTTATCACTTTGCTATTAACTGTATAAGACTATCGCAAAAGTGCTCAAACTTAAAGAAATTTTACTTCTGTTTAAACTGTGACTCCAGACAGGATCCAAAGACGAGTTTTACCCATCTCTTCTCTGGGTTTTATGGAGACTTACTTTACCCTTCTGTGTTAGCCTCCTAAGGTACTGCGTCAACCTTAAAAGGGCTTAGGAAAGGGCGACCTGGAATTTTTTACAAGTTTCTCTTTCATCAATAACCCATTGATCTCAGCGGCTTCTTTAACGTTCAAGTCCAATATAACCCCATTAGAAGCAGCCATTCCGCCCGGGAACGTAAACTTCCTTTACGTTAAAGGAGCCAGATTCCGGCCTGTGCGCCATACCGCGCCCAGGAGCCCCGGGGTCGCCATTTGCCACGTGCTCTGGGCCCAGCTCATTTTCTCTCAAGGACAGAGGCGTACATACCTGCGCTGGGAACTCAGGCCGCTGCACCCCACAGACGATGGAGACAAAGTCCCCAGGCCCAAGGTCGCTCTCGGACAGGCTCTCGCCCTGGCAAGGGACGTGGGACTGGAACCGCAACCCGCGACAAATCAGCCGCGGCTGCGCCCTGGGGAAGCAGAGCACAGGCTGGCGACCGCGCCGGGCCTGCCCGCGGGACCTCCAGGCGGCTCCGCGCGGTGTCTGTGCCTCGCGCGGCCCCGGAACGGGCACGGCCGCCCGCCCTCCCGGGTCGTCGAGGGCTGCTCTACCCCTCCGTTCTGGCCGCCGGGAGCAGCGGAGCTCCGGGCGGGCAAAGCTCGAGGGGACGCGGGCGAACCCAGCCCCACCCCGGCCCACGGACCCGCGGGCCCGCCGGGCGACCTCCCTACCCTAAGGGACCGGACACAACAGTCACTCACCCGCCAAGTCCACGAGACGAAAGAGGCCGGAGACTCGCGCACAGAGACCGGTTCCGCGATTCGGGGCGGGGCAGAGGGCGGCGCAGCAGCCAATCCCTGGGTAGCGGGGGCGGTGCGAGCCCCGCCATTGGTGTTCGGGGTCCTCGGCCACCGGCTTCTTCTGGCTCATTTCGAGGCGGGAGGACGAGCTGAGCCTGCGCGGAAGAGCCTTGTGGGAATCTCTGAGAGTCACGGCACTTCCCCAGGCCTTAGCCTTCCTGGATCTGGATTTCTAAGGCCGACCTCTTTCCTTGGGACTCTCTTGTGGAGGTCTTAGCGGTTAGACCACGACCTGGACATTTCTTCCCTACAACTATACTAGTCTATTCTATGATTAGGGTCTTCCCTGCGGAAACATAAACTTAAAGAGAGGCGGGCCCACATCTCTTGCAACAAGCATACCTCAAGGCCCCTCCGGAAAGGACCAGCCTCCCTTCCTCATGCTCTCTGTTAATACTCGTTTACAGTGACGATAAGTAGACTGTAATCAACCAGGGGTGGGCCACTATAAGCCTTTCCCCTAGGTGACAGACTCAAGCATGGCAACAAGCAAGTGGAATAAAATTGGAGATACTCTATATGCCAAAAGGAAAAgttctattagtttctttctttttttttttttattattcattttagaggagagggacagagagagaggagagacagagagagagaaggggggaggagtggaagcatcaactcccatatgtgccttgaccaggcaagcccagggtttcgaaccggcgacctcagcatttccaggttgacgctttatccactgcgccaccacaggtcaggcagttctaTTAGTTTCAAGAGTTAACCATcagttaataaattttattctcaaaataCCTTTTATCATCCCTACATTATAGGTGGGGAAAGTGAGACATGTTGAATAACTTTCCAGGGTCACAAAGCAGAAAGCAAATGTTGGGTCTTGGATTTGAACCCAAACAGTGAAAGGTTAGGCCCTCAAAACACAGTATTTACTACACTACCTTTCACCAGGCATGTGGGAGGGAAGTGGGGTGGtgaagcagaagagaaacaaGCAAACGGGATTTTGTTGGTTGATCAAGATAGGCTATTCGTGTGGGATTGGGGATTTACAGATACAAAGTACAGCCTTTGGTAGAGCCTGAACAAAGAACTGGAAAGCACTTGACTGGTTTAAGAACCCAGAACTGGAAATGGAACTTAGGGAGGTAGGAGCAGAGTGGCCTAAGAGGGTAGCTGGGGGCTAGACCATGAAGGAGACCCTGATAGTTTGTGTTTTCTGCTAAGGACAATGGGAAGCTGTTGAAATGTTCTTTAACAGTGAATGATAGGACTTGATGTAGGGTGTGGTTGAGGATGTGATTAAGATGATTTTGGTGAAGAGGAAGTGAAATAAAGTTTATCAATAAATCCTAGCACCCAGCCACTATTTTGTAGATATTCATAAGATCATGATAACATGGGTTAAGGTGCCAGAAGAAACACCAATTTGCTGTCCCTTCACTTTTCTTATCTCAATGTCTTCCGAACATGTAGCAGAGAGCAGGGCCTGGGTCACCAAGCTGAGATTTGACAATGTGATCCTGGCTGTAGGATGAGCTTGGTAAGAGCAGGTAGGACCATAGGTGACCCCATAGGTCAGTAGGAGATGCATCTAGTTACCAGACAGAATTGGGCAGAAGGTCTCAGCCAAATCAGGGCAATATGTAGTGGAGGGCAATATGTAGTGGAGGGCAATATGCCTGGTTCTGGACCCCAGAAATCTCCCctacatattaataaaatgagaTTGGTTTTAGAAACTCAGAAATGATAAGTTAATCTGCAGAAAAGTTCCTCAATGTCCACAAATTCAAAACATAACAATAGCCAATTGCCTGAACTCTCTGAGCAGCCACCAATTCccctggacaaaaaaaaaagctgctggtAACAGGCAAACACTGCTTTTCTCTACCCCTTTAGGATGGAACATGTAACCCGTGGTCCTGTTCTTTTTTACTGTCTTGCATAGAAACTCATTAGTCCCGGTGTCTCccttagattttctttctttcttttttttttgttgttgtatttttctgaagctggaaacggggagagacagtcagacagactcccgcatgcgccccaccgggatccacccggcacgcccaccagggggcgatgctctgtccctccggggtgtcgcccctttgcgaccagagccactctagcgcctggggcagaggccaaggagccatccccagcgcctggaccatctttgctccaatggagcctcgctgcgggaggggaagagagagacagagaggaaggagagggggaggggtagagaagcagatgggcgcttctcctgtgtgccctggccgggaatcgaacccaggacttctgcacgctagtagattttcttttaatcttcttttttccACTGTAGCAaattcctaatttaaaaaaacctgtaGTCTTTCCTCGTCTCTCTTCATTCCATCTGTATGGGGAAACCCAGCTCGTTCATGGTTGATAAATGCCAGAACAGAGCTAGACATCCATGTACAAAGGAAGAAGGAAGTAATATGTTCTAGAAGTAAAATGGAGTTAaccaagaactagaaaagaaatgtatttgtttGTAAAAGCATGCTCCCTCAGGAGGCTGGGGCCAGGGGGTGGGTGTGTTTGGTTCCCCAAATCTTCTAACTTTTGGTGGCTACCAGCATTCCTCAGCTTGAAGTTGCATTACTCCAGTCTTTACAGCCAACATTGTACAAAGaatctctttctgcctccctcttataaAGTAACTTGTGATTTGATTTATGACCCAAAGagattatttaaaatgatttccCCAACTCAATATCCTTAACCTAACCccatctgcaaagacctttttTCAAATAAGGTAGCATTTACAGGTTTAAGATTAGGACTTGGTATCTTTGGAAGGTATTATTCAGCCTACTACACcatttctaaagtttttttttttttttgtatttttctgaagttggaaacagggaggcagtcagacagactcccacatgtgcctgactgggatccacctggcatgcccaccagggggcgatgctttgcccatctggggcgttgctctgttgcaaccagagcacctgaggcagaggccatggagccatcctcagcgtccaggccaactttgctccaatggagccttggctgcgggaggggaagagagagacagagaagaaggagagggggaggggtggagaagcagatgggcgcttctcctatgtgccctggctgggaatcgaacccgggactcctgcacgcgaggccaacactctaccactgagccaaccggacaagGCCACCATCTCTAGATTTTAACAGacttatttttctgtaaaacaaGGTGGCTGCACCACGTAATCTCTAGAACAATACTGGCAATAAAAACTTGCTGCAGCAATGGAGTCTATCATTTGCTGTCCAGAGCAGTAGCCATTAGCCACACATGACTATCAAGAAACTGAAATGTAGCTAATGCCATTGAGGATTGGAATTTTTGTTTAGCTTTGATTTAGATAGCCACATGAGACTAATGGTTGTCATACTGAATAGTGCAGTTCTAGTATCTCTATAATTCTAAATTCTATACTCTGTGaagcacctttaaaaaaataagttacttgTGCCCCCAATATTTCACCCCCCCCCATAAAATTActcacaactttatttttaaagattttatttattaatttttaaagaagagggagagagagagagagaagaggggaggagtagcaagcatcaactcccatatgtgccttcaccgggaaggcccagagttttgaactggtgacttcagcattccaggtcaacactttatccactgcgccaccacaggtcaggctactcacAACTTTTATGTGCTATTGTTTAGTCTAGTGGACTTTAAACTAGGCAACATTCTTtataccaaaaaaattatttgggaaACCGAGTGGAAACCGGGCTGAGCTGATGAAGTTGGATAGTGGGAGAAGCAGGAGGGCCTGTGGCAGACCCAGGGTCTCCACATGAACCACCACTACCACTCAGTGGAGTGGAGACATTTGTGAAACCAGTGGTTATTCCTGGAAATTTGCTAGAGCCTGAAGTCAGACTTTAACACACATAGTTTACATCTTTTATCTTGGCAGTAGCTAGAAAACATTGTCATTTTCTTCGCCCATTTTTGCCTTCACTGGACCATTGTTCATGTGGCATTTTATGCCTTCCTTGGTCTGCCAGAACTTGCTGTTTGTAGCCTGTTAAACTTTAGGACTGTTTGCTCTCAATTCTGCCTTCCCTTTATCTACTTAGCATTTGAAATCACCTCATAAAGGCCTTCTGTCCTGCCAATGCCCCCTTCTCCCACATTGCTGACTAGTTACAGCACTCAGAAAGCCCCACAGTCCTTGACTTTGGAGGCCTCTATTGGATCAATTGCAACCATAAccatttttctccactgtgttcagTATACCTAGAATAGTACTTGGCCTATAGTAGGTGCTCTCTTATTTACTGAACATTAAAGCCACCAGCATTCTGCTTCACCATGGGGTGGCAcggtgaatagagcattggcctgggatgctgagaacccaggttcgaaaccctaatgttgccagcatgagcacaggctcatctggtttgagtgcggggtcgctggcttgattgtggaatcagagacatgactccatggttgctggcttgaagcccaaggtcactggctcagctagtaccccccagtcaaggcatgtatgagaaagaaattaaggaacaactaaggtgtcacaactatgagttgatgtttctcatctctctcccttcctatttgtccctctctcccccaccaaaaaaaaagaaaaagaaaaaataagccaccagaattttagtattatataaatactaaaatatcaGTATCGTCATTTTGTTCTAATATCACAAGGACCATATGGCATTATAAAAATGATGCAGCCCTGGCCACATATCTCAGTTGTTTAGAACATCGTCCGGATACgaagaagttgccggttcaatcctgggtcagggcacatacagaaacagatctatgcttctggtctctctcccttcctctctctctaaaatcaataaaataaaataaaaatgatcctaTAGTACTACCAAAGAATatgacatttactgagtgcttactactCACCAGGTAATTAGATGTACTATATATAAACTGAGCTTTAGTTATTATAATTACTAATTTACAGATAAGCTGAAGCTAAGAAGTAATTGGTCtacaggtggttgcacagtggagagagcatcaatctgggacccaggttcgaaaccccaaggtcactggcttgagcccaaaggttgctggcttgaagcccatggtcgctggcttaagcaaagggtcactgacttggcttgagcccttcagtcaaggtatatatgagaagcaatcaaccagtaaggtgctgcaactacaagctgatgcttctcacctctctctccatcctttctctctctcccttcctatctgtccctgtgcctctctctctctctcaaaaaaaatcagagctatggcaataaacttaaaatttgtTTAGATTTAAAACATGAAAGACATGAACATGTGGCTAAAATATAAAGGATTAacaaatacttcaaaataaaacacagatgatcaaaactaatataaaaagtCAATTTATGGTTTATTGGAATGTCAGTTATTtatgtatagttttaataaatttCATTGCACCGTACAAAACACCATCCAAAGTTCAAGTTGTAAAAATTCAgtaacaaaaacaatacaaaaaaattactCTAACTGCCATAATTGTTGCCTTGCGGGCCCTGCAGCTTCGGGCAGCAGGGTCCCAGAGGAAACACAGACCATTAAAAGGAGACAATTTTTCCATAATCGGCCTCAATTAGTTTTGGCTCATGTTTCATGAAATGTAACCTTGAATTTCTGGgaggctttaaaaagaaaatatatagtataactaataaaataataactaataaaactAGTCGTCTCACAGTCATTACCACAGGGCTCTAACTTAAGTCCGAGATATTGTAATCTTGGTATCTATATTTCAACAACACCAACACTTAGTGATGGCAGCATCATACCAAGACTGGGAAGGAAACTGGGGCAAAGAATCCAAGTTTCTGAATGAGAAGTTCAAGCTCGCTGaatgcaaaatttattttatgggaAGAAGCAATGAATGATTTGACTTGCTCCTTATCTAAAACACTAATGTTGATAGACCAAAATATCTGAAATTCTTTACCTTGCATTATTTTCTAGGTTCATCAATATTTCTTTTATGTGAAACCATTTTCACCTATTATTTCTGTATAAGAATGTCATATCTATGTTAACTCTGACATGAATTACCAATGCTTTATTAGTGTTTGAGCAAAACCAGCAATTGACTTGACCATAATGTTCTTGAAGCTATT carries:
- the LOC136405409 gene encoding uncharacterized protein isoform X2; protein product: MDLSERLCCRLTEGTYGHKTRPGRPCQAQLVLPPRNEPEEAGGRGPRTPMAGLAPPPLPRDWLLRRPLPRPESRNRSLCASLRPLSSRGLGGAQPRLICRGLRFQSHVPCQGESLSESDLGPGDFVSIVCGVQRPEFPAQVHEVDASFSFYRYELQLGPYFCLRYKRNSEIQVVIWEAAASWRVGARVQYRQHNTSISFFLTCYPQNQVESRALYLFLLHFCIFY
- the LOC136405409 gene encoding uncharacterized protein isoform X5 gives rise to the protein MDLSERLCCRLTEGTYGHKTRPGRPCQAQLVLPPRNEPEEAGGRGPRTPMAGLAPPPLPRDWLLRRPLPRPESRNRSLCASLRPLSSRGLGGAQPRLICRGLRFQSHVPCQGESLSESDLGPGDFVSIVCGVQRPEFPAQVKQ
- the LOC136405409 gene encoding uncharacterized protein isoform X3, yielding MDLSERLCCRLTEGTYGHKTRPGRPCQAQLVLPPRNEPEEAGGRGPRTPMAGLAPPPLPRDWLLRRPLPRPESRNRSLCASLRPLSSRGLGGAQPRLICRGLRFQSHVPCQGESLSESDLGPGDFVSIVCGVQRPEFPAQIRAATRSIFLFEIQAKFRDTSCDLGSCC
- the LOC136405409 gene encoding uncharacterized protein isoform X4: MDLSERLCCRLTEGTYGHKTRPGRPCQAQLVLPPRNEPEEAGGRGPRTPMAGLAPPPLPRDWLLRRPLPRPESRNRSLCASLRPLSSRGLGGAQPRLICRGLRFQSHVPCQGESLSESDLGPGDFVSIVCGVQRPEFPAQGPNIFFCTWGLNRP